A single region of the Tachyglossus aculeatus isolate mTacAcu1 chromosome X1, mTacAcu1.pri, whole genome shotgun sequence genome encodes:
- the CX1H3orf14 gene encoding uncharacterized protein C3orf14 homolog, which yields MTSYFTEEVQLSRRYEEILSQRLMLLQQMQYEFGEETTEKACQIQASEVAHRRNFTLLNAIEEVKKALRTRLHLLPHPEILTLETLYWKSVEECIPKWKEFLLGRVQYPVEKQN from the exons ATGACTTCCTATTTTACTGAAGAAGTTCAACTTAGTAGAAGATATGAAGAAAT ACTATCCCAGAGATTAATGTTACTTCAGCAAATGCAGTATGAGTTTGGGGAAGAGACAACTGAAAAAGCATGTCAAATTCAAGCATCTGAGGTAGCTCATAGAAGAAATTTCACTCTTTTAAAT GCCATAGAAGAAGTAAAAAAGGCACTGAGAACAAGACTACATTTACTTCCACATCCTGAGATACTTACTCTCGAG acCCTGTACTGGAAATCAGTAGAAGAATGTATCCCCAAGTGGAAGGAGTTTCttttaggaagagtacaatatcctgttgaaaaacaaaactaa